The following coding sequences lie in one Helicoverpa zea isolate HzStark_Cry1AcR chromosome 2, ilHelZeax1.1, whole genome shotgun sequence genomic window:
- the LOC124641134 gene encoding thialysine N-epsilon-acetyltransferase-like isoform X2 — protein sequence MAVRRYPSRGGNFKDLIEDGFESQPAWFFVLVAECGGQVVGHALCNRAYSSWTRRAFYVEDLFVRESARRRGVGRCLLRELCRRALREGVHRVDWHVLQDNAAALAFYAGLGARDLRVTEGRAALRLDRPHIERLATSDDAPH from the exons ATGGCGGTGCGCCGGTATCCGTCGCGAGGCGGTAACTTCAAAG ACCTGATCGAGGACGGGTTCGAGTCGCAGCCGGCGTGGTTCTTCGTGCTGGTGGCGGAGTGCGGCGGCCAGGTGGTGGGGCACGCGCTGTGCAACCGCGCGTACTCGTCGTGGACGCGGCGCGCCTTCTACGTGGAGGACCTGTTCGTGCGCGAGAGCGCGCGGCGCCGCGGCGTGGGGCGATGCCTGCTGCGCGAGCTGTGCCGCCGCGCGCTGCGCGAGGGCGTGCACCGCGTGGACTGGCACGTGCTGCAGGACAACGCGGCCGCGCTCGCCTTCTACGCGGGGCTGGGCGCGCGCGACCTGCGCGTCACCGAgggccgcgccgcgctgcgCCTCGACCGCCCGCACATCGAGCGCCTGGCCACCTCCGACGACGCTCCGCACTGA